A region from the Benincasa hispida cultivar B227 chromosome 12, ASM972705v1, whole genome shotgun sequence genome encodes:
- the LOC120067126 gene encoding uncharacterized protein LOC120067126 encodes MECNKDEAARAKEIAERKFTERNYSAAKKFVLKAQNLYPGLDGLSQMMTTLEVYISADNKINGEMDWYGILGVNHLADDETIRRQYRKLALVLHPDKNKSLGAEGAFKLVSEAWSLLSDKAKRLAYNQKRDPKGGRQKTPTHSHSTSAPPSANGFQNFKNVAPNARNVQTKVQVGATTPFQPSLRKPDTFWTLCNRCKTHYEYLRVYLNHTLLCPNCHEAFLAVEKAPPPNVFKSPSWSSQQQHQNSRQHPVSGNVYNTGRNVKNPDTGHSVGVNSVDNTNFQWGPSSRTTGVGSNFSSASAQAANLVQQASEKVKRDRDETQPSIEVERSHLPSLKKKKTDGINNYGVHVANQVARGDGSAGVGLTELRKSYPDTQKLHSLYGVFNRNNSQRELSIFEIRNMLMDKARAEIRKKLKEWRSLAEKSTLNKQSKKKKSVVNDGTHDIKINGKSSANGKGGHERKPESDSLAGKSTDNENDPISINVPDPDFHNFDLDRAESSFGDDQVWACYDDDDGMPRFYARIHKVISLRPFRMRISWLNSRSNTEIGPMDWIGSGFTKTCGDFRIGRHEVTRSLNSFSHKVCWVKGLRGVIRIFPQKGEVWALYRNWSADWNKGTSEEMIHKYDMVEVLNDFNEEGVSVAPLVKVAGFRTVFRTHMDPKEVRKIPKEEMFRFSHQVPNYLLTGEEAQNAPKGCRELDPAATPLELLQIDTESNRAMTKETEVKTEEAISHINQETVVNQVEDTLEARKVDVVTQEDEHTKMSGDVAFQGS; translated from the coding sequence ATGGAGTGCAACAAAGATGAGGCAGCTAGAGCAAAAGAAATTGCTGAGAGGAAATTTACAGAGAGAAATTATTCTGCTGCAAAGAAGTTTGTTTTGAAGGCTCAAAATTTGTACCCTGGGCTTGATGGTCTCTCTCAAATGATGACGACTCTCGAAGTGTATATCTCTGCAGATAATAAGATAAATGGGGAAATGGATTGGTATGGGATACTCGGTGTGAACCACTTGGCCGATGATGAGACTATTAGGAGACAATATAGAAAACTGGCTCTTGTCCTTCATCCTGATAAAAACAAGTCACTTGGTGCAGAGGGTGCATTTAAATTGGTTTCAGAGGCGTGGAGTTTGTTATCCGACAAGGCAAAGAGGTTGGCTTATAATCAGAAGAGGGACCCGAAAGGAGGTCGACAGAAAACACCTACCCACTCTCATAGTACTTCAGCGCCGCCAAGTGCAAATggctttcaaaattttaagaatgTTGCTCCAAATGCAAGGAACGTTCAAACTAAGGTCCAGGTAGGGGCTACTACCCCATTTCAGCCTTCTCTTAGAAAACCAGATACCTTTTGGACTCTTTGCAATCGATGCAAGACACATTACGAGTACCTTAGAGTATATCTAAATCACACTCTCCTTTGTCCTAATTGTCATGAAGCTTTTTTAGCTGTAGAGAAGGCTCCACCCCCAAATGTATTCAAGTCACCTAGTTGGTCTTCTCAGCAGCAGCATCAAAATTCTAGACAGCATCCTGTTAGTGGCAATGTCTATAATACTGGCAGAAATGTTAAAAATCCTGATACTGGGCATTCTGTGGGTGTTAATTCAGTTGATAACACAAACTTCCAGTGGGGTCCTTCTTCCAGGACAACTGGTGTGGGTAGCAACTTTTCGTCAGCTTCCGCGCAAGCTGCAAATTTGGTTCAACAAGCAAGTGAGAAAGTGAAGAGAGATCGTGATGAAACACAGCCATCGATTGAAGTGGAGAGGAGTCATTTGCCctctttaaaaaagaaaaaaacggaTGGAATTAACAACTATGGGGTCCACGTGGCAAATCAAGTGGCCAGAGGAGATGGATCAGCTGGTGTTGGTTTAACCGAATTAAGGAAGAGTTACCCTGATACTCAAAAGTTACATAGTTTGTATGGTGTATTTAACAGGAACAATAGCCAGAGAGAGTTGTCAATCTTTGAAATTCGGAACATGCTAATGGACAAAGCTCGAGCTGAAATACGTAAGAAACTTAAAGAATGGAGATCATTGGCTGAAAAGTCAACTTTGAATAAACagtcaaagaagaaaaagagtgtGGTGAATGATGGGActcatgatataaaaattaatggtAAATCTTCTGCAAATGGTAAAGGAGGGCATGAGAGGAAGCCTGAGTCAGACTCTTTAGCTGGTAAAAGTACAGACAATGAGAATGATCCTATCTCAATTAATGTTCCGGATCCtgattttcataattttgacTTGGACCGAGCCGAAAGTTCATTTGGGGATGATCAAGTTTGGGCTTgttatgatgatgatgatggaaTGCCTCGTTTCTATGCTCGAATTCACAAGGTGATATCCCTAAGACCATTCAGAATGCGTATCAGTTGGCTCAATTCAAGAAGCAACACTGAGATTGGCCCAATGGACTGGATAGGTTCGGGGTTCACAAAAACCTGTGGGGATTTCAGAATAGGAAGACATGAAGTCACAAGATCATTGAACTCTTTCTCGCATAAGGTTTGCTGGGTAAAAGGTTTACGAGGTGTGATTCGGATATTTCCTCAGAAGGGTGAAGTCTGGGCTCTTTATAGAAACTGGTCTGCGGATTGGAATAAAGGTACTTCAGAAGAAATGATACACAAGTATGATATGGTAGAAGTGCTTAATGATTTTAATGAAGAAGGCGTATCTGTTGCTCCTCTTGTTAAGGTTGCTGGTTTCAGGACAGTATTCCGTACACACATGGACCCAAAAGAAGTGAGGAAGATCCCTAAAGAAGAGATGTTTCGCTTCTCCCATCAGGTTCCCAATTACTTACTTACGGGAGAAGAAGCCCAAAATGCTCCCAAGGGTTGTCGGGAATTGGATCCAGCAGCAACACCTTTGGAGCTCCTCCAGATTGATACAGAATCGAATCGGGCAATGACGAAGGAGACTGAGGTAAAAACTGAAGAAGCAATATCTCATATTAACCAGGAAACTGTAGTTAATCAAGTGGAAGACACTTTGGAAGCTAGGAAGGTAGATGTAGTAACCCAGGAAGATGAACACACTAAGATGTCTGGTGATGTTGCCTTCCAGGGTAGCTAA